A window from Cryobacterium sp. PAMC25264 encodes these proteins:
- a CDS encoding S-layer family protein — translation MSLRAAALTTVTALALAIGWPASALAAPVVDTVTPTATIVVDDTTLVFKQSTPVTFEFSEAVLGFTNADVTMPNGTLTPVSSTDGGTTYTGSYRPAASITAAANVITLDLTGVTDVAGNAGLGTATSNTFAIDTKLFSATTVVADTSINVDETSLVTFTFSEPVTGFTNSNVVVSNGTLTEVSSSDGGTIWTATFTPVSGTTVATNWISLRYSGIKDLAGNPNVGSATSNPFAINTVRPTASVTVTDTALIAGETSLVTVTFSEAVSGLDTGDVTAANGTVSAPSSADGGITWTATLTPTDGTAETTNQVTLNLAGVTNSAGSTGTGTAASNNYAINTVRPTATIVVADEALAIGETSPVTITFSEAVTGFTNADMLVANGTLTAVSSSDGGITWTATFTPSSATTSATTVITLDLAGVSNSTGNVGAGTATSNTFTIDAERPTATIDLDDTAWAIGDVPRVTITFSEAVTGFTNADLAVDLGRLNALSSADGGVTWTATITPHWALEDATNVITLTAGGVTDLAGNAGTGTVTSANYTVDTNRPSGGIVVADALLTAGETSLVTVTFYEAVTGFDNADLTVENGSLSPVASTDGGVTWTATLTPASGVTANTNFITLDNAGISDVAGNAGDGSGDDPVVSNSYRVATVRPTATVLVPDDFLNIGDLTRITITFSQSVSGLTAADISSPNLTLGRPSSLNGGRTWSALATPISDVTDFSNVLTVDLTGVTNSAGSTGIGTADSNNYAVDTQRPTATVALDTSALTAGHTSPVTITFSEAVTGFDNTALKVANGTLSDVTSADGGIIFTATFTPSADVVDATNVITVDQSGVSDLAGNAGTGTVTSANYTVDTQIPTATVVVADDTLSAGETSLVTITFSEAVTGFTLADLSAGTGALSNLSSADGGLTYTATLTPTDGTTQAPNLVTLDLTGVTDASGNPGAGTVDSTGYAVDTERPTATIVLADTALSIGETTPVTITFSEAVTGLGNADLTVANGTLSAFSSTDGGRTHTGTFTPTVGVTALANVISLDLTGVADAAGNVGSGSADSTTYAIDTERRTAAVLLTDADLAIGQSSPVTVTFSEPVTGFDTADLTTANGVLANLTSADGGLTWAATFTPTDAVTATSNVITLDLTGVTDSAGNTGTGTVATANYTVDTQRPTATVTVADDTLTAGESSLVTATFSEAVTSLTVADFTVGNGRIANGTANGLSSADGGITWTGTFTPTSDITEPANLITLDLAGVTDAAGNTGSGTATSNTYAIDTTTPPTPTTPPTPEPAPTTPPTPAPAPQPTVAPVAPSETDVTSATQNAINLSDNAVAAGDQITISGLAPNQWYFTWFFSTPTPTTWQLASAAGTIALTVPTSLPAGEHRVIVQNSAGAVYGWAALTVQGELPQATATPTAQPRAESTVQAQGDATPLVQKSSKLAQTGFDAGVLLAAAGALVLVGLILAGVALLRRRRLVTP, via the coding sequence ATGAGCCTTCGCGCCGCCGCCCTCACCACCGTCACCGCTCTCGCGCTCGCGATCGGCTGGCCGGCATCCGCTCTTGCCGCCCCGGTGGTCGACACAGTGACTCCCACGGCAACCATCGTCGTCGACGACACGACGCTGGTCTTCAAACAGAGCACGCCGGTTACGTTCGAGTTTTCCGAGGCGGTCCTCGGCTTCACCAACGCCGATGTCACGATGCCGAACGGCACTCTCACCCCGGTGAGCTCTACAGACGGCGGCACCACCTACACCGGAAGCTACCGCCCAGCGGCATCAATCACCGCAGCCGCTAACGTGATCACGCTTGACCTCACCGGTGTCACGGATGTAGCCGGCAACGCCGGCCTCGGCACGGCCACCTCCAATACCTTCGCGATTGACACCAAGCTCTTCAGCGCCACAACCGTGGTCGCCGACACCTCGATCAACGTCGACGAGACCTCTCTCGTCACCTTCACCTTTTCCGAACCGGTGACCGGCTTCACCAACTCCAACGTCGTCGTCTCGAATGGCACTCTGACGGAGGTGTCATCCTCCGACGGCGGCACCATCTGGACGGCGACGTTCACGCCGGTGAGTGGCACCACAGTCGCCACCAACTGGATATCGCTCCGCTACTCCGGCATCAAGGATCTCGCCGGTAACCCGAACGTCGGCTCGGCGACCTCGAACCCCTTCGCCATCAACACCGTCCGGCCCACCGCATCCGTCACCGTGACCGATACCGCACTCATCGCGGGGGAGACGTCGCTGGTCACCGTCACGTTCTCCGAAGCCGTCAGCGGCCTCGACACCGGTGACGTCACCGCCGCCAACGGCACCGTCTCCGCCCCGAGCTCGGCGGACGGCGGCATCACCTGGACCGCCACGCTCACCCCCACCGATGGCACCGCGGAAACCACCAACCAGGTCACTCTCAACCTCGCCGGCGTCACGAATTCCGCCGGCAGCACCGGAACGGGCACGGCCGCATCGAACAACTACGCCATCAACACCGTGCGTCCAACCGCGACCATCGTCGTCGCCGACGAGGCGCTGGCGATCGGCGAGACCTCGCCGGTCACGATCACGTTCTCCGAGGCCGTGACCGGCTTCACCAACGCCGACATGCTCGTCGCGAACGGTACCCTCACCGCGGTGAGCTCATCCGACGGCGGCATCACCTGGACGGCCACCTTCACCCCGTCGAGCGCCACCACCAGCGCCACCACCGTGATCACTCTCGACCTCGCCGGTGTCTCCAACAGCACCGGCAACGTGGGCGCCGGCACAGCCACCTCCAATACCTTCACGATCGACGCTGAGCGCCCCACCGCCACCATCGACCTCGACGACACGGCGTGGGCGATCGGGGATGTACCGCGGGTTACGATCACGTTCTCCGAGGCCGTCACCGGCTTCACGAATGCCGACCTCGCCGTCGACCTCGGCCGCCTCAACGCCCTGAGCTCGGCCGACGGCGGCGTCACCTGGACGGCCACCATTACGCCGCACTGGGCCCTCGAGGACGCCACCAACGTCATCACCCTGACGGCTGGGGGCGTGACCGACCTGGCCGGCAACGCCGGCACCGGAACGGTCACCTCCGCGAACTACACGGTCGACACCAATCGCCCCTCTGGGGGCATCGTTGTGGCCGACGCCCTTCTCACAGCCGGCGAGACCTCCCTCGTCACGGTGACGTTCTACGAGGCCGTCACCGGTTTCGACAACGCCGACCTCACCGTCGAGAACGGCTCGTTGTCTCCTGTGGCGTCGACGGACGGCGGCGTCACCTGGACGGCGACGCTCACCCCCGCGAGCGGCGTCACGGCCAACACCAACTTCATCACCCTTGACAATGCCGGTATCAGCGACGTGGCGGGCAACGCGGGCGATGGTTCGGGCGATGACCCGGTCGTATCCAACTCTTACAGGGTCGCCACGGTGCGCCCCACGGCGACCGTCCTGGTGCCTGACGACTTCCTCAACATCGGCGATTTGACGCGCATCACAATCACGTTCTCCCAGAGCGTGAGCGGCCTCACCGCGGCCGACATCTCGTCCCCGAACCTCACCCTGGGCCGTCCGAGCAGTCTCAACGGCGGTAGAACCTGGTCGGCCCTTGCCACCCCGATCAGCGATGTCACCGACTTCAGCAACGTGCTGACGGTCGATCTCACCGGTGTCACCAATTCCGCCGGCAGCACGGGCATCGGCACGGCCGACTCGAACAACTACGCCGTCGACACCCAGCGCCCCACCGCGACCGTGGCACTCGACACCTCCGCGCTCACCGCCGGGCACACCTCGCCCGTCACGATCACGTTCTCCGAAGCCGTCACCGGTTTCGACAACACAGCCCTCAAGGTCGCCAACGGCACGCTGTCCGACGTCACATCCGCCGACGGCGGCATCATCTTCACGGCTACGTTCACGCCGTCGGCCGACGTCGTCGACGCGACCAACGTGATCACGGTTGATCAGTCCGGTGTGAGCGACCTGGCCGGCAACGCCGGTACCGGCACGGTCACCTCCGCGAACTACACGGTCGACACTCAGATACCCACGGCCACCGTGGTCGTCGCCGACGACACCCTCAGCGCCGGCGAAACCTCGCTGGTCACCATCACCTTCTCCGAGGCCGTGACCGGATTCACCCTCGCCGACCTCTCGGCCGGAACCGGCGCGCTCTCCAACCTCAGCTCCGCCGACGGCGGCCTCACCTACACGGCCACCCTCACCCCGACCGACGGCACCACCCAGGCGCCCAACCTGGTCACGCTCGACCTCACCGGGGTGACGGATGCGTCCGGCAACCCGGGTGCCGGCACGGTCGACTCCACCGGCTACGCCGTCGACACCGAGCGCCCCACGGCCACCATCGTGCTCGCCGACACCGCACTGAGCATCGGTGAAACCACCCCGGTCACGATCACCTTCTCCGAAGCCGTGACCGGCCTCGGCAACGCCGACCTCACCGTCGCCAACGGCACCCTTTCCGCGTTCAGCTCCACCGATGGCGGCCGCACCCACACGGGCACGTTCACCCCCACAGTCGGCGTCACCGCGCTGGCCAACGTGATCAGCCTCGACCTCACCGGGGTTGCGGATGCCGCCGGCAACGTCGGTTCCGGCTCCGCCGACTCGACCACCTACGCCATCGACACCGAGCGCCGCACCGCCGCCGTGCTGCTCACCGACGCCGACCTCGCCATCGGGCAGTCCTCGCCGGTCACTGTCACGTTCTCCGAGCCCGTCACCGGCTTCGACACCGCCGACCTCACCACCGCGAACGGCGTTCTGGCCAACCTCACCTCCGCCGACGGCGGCCTCACCTGGGCCGCAACGTTCACCCCCACGGATGCCGTCACCGCTACCAGCAACGTCATCACCCTTGACCTCACCGGCGTGACCGATTCAGCCGGTAACACCGGCACGGGCACGGTCGCCACCGCGAACTACACGGTCGACACCCAGCGCCCCACGGCCACCGTCACCGTGGCCGACGACACCCTCACGGCAGGGGAGTCCTCGCTCGTCACCGCGACCTTCTCCGAAGCCGTCACTAGCCTCACCGTCGCCGACTTCACGGTCGGCAACGGTCGTATCGCCAACGGCACCGCGAACGGCCTGAGTTCCGCCGACGGCGGCATCACCTGGACGGGCACATTCACCCCGACCAGCGACATCACCGAACCGGCCAACCTGATCACTCTCGACCTCGCCGGCGTGACGGATGCTGCCGGCAACACCGGATCCGGCACCGCCACCTCCAACACCTACGCCATCGACACCACGACCCCGCCGACACCGACCACCCCGCCGACGCCAGAACCGGCACCGACCACCCCGCCGACGCCGGCCCCGGCGCCGCAGCCCACCGTCGCCCCGGTCGCTCCCAGCGAGACCGACGTCACGTCGGCCACCCAGAACGCGATCAACTTGAGTGACAACGCGGTCGCCGCCGGCGACCAGATCACGATCTCTGGCCTGGCGCCCAACCAGTGGTACTTCACCTGGTTCTTCTCCACCCCCACCCCCACGACCTGGCAGCTCGCCTCCGCCGCCGGAACCATTGCCCTGACGGTGCCGACCAGCCTGCCCGCGGGCGAGCACCGCGTCATCGTGCAGAACTCCGCCGGTGCCGTCTACGGCTGGGCCGCTCTCACCGTGCAGGGCGAGCTGCCGCAGGCCACGGCAACGCCTACCGCGCAGCCGCGGGCCGAGTCCACGGTGCAGGCGCAGGGTGACGCCACCCCGCTGGTGCAGAAGTCAAGCAAGCTCGCACAGACTGGCTTCGACGCCGGCGTTTTGCTTGCTGCCGCCGGGGCGCTCGTTCTGGTCGGACTGATCCTCGCTGGCGTCGCGCTCCTCCGTCGCCGTCGACTAGTAACGCCCTAG
- a CDS encoding type II CAAX prenyl endopeptidase Rce1 family protein, which translates to MTTGTDRDAHPRLGVEIAAVGVVAAVLLVVGVNILLTRGIILDQQLGTLLSYLVAWVPFLGAVLIFCFGFGTRSLVRDIGLRFRPLDVLWGLTVGVVARVLATIVEIAGYGQMGSTGATLGEPVRDLWWLFVVLLAPVVLSPLIEEMFFRGLVLRSVRGAASGKGVSPAVAAGTAVVVSAAVFALVHMIDTGSLIATVVIGVSTFLFGLGAGALAVLTGRLGGAIVAHVTFNALVVVPALLG; encoded by the coding sequence ATGACAACAGGCACTGATCGCGACGCCCACCCGCGCCTTGGCGTGGAGATTGCAGCCGTTGGCGTGGTCGCGGCTGTTCTGCTGGTGGTGGGGGTAAACATCCTGCTGACTCGAGGCATCATTCTCGACCAGCAGCTCGGCACACTGCTGAGTTACCTCGTGGCGTGGGTACCCTTTCTGGGCGCGGTGTTAATTTTCTGTTTCGGGTTTGGCACGCGGTCGCTGGTGCGCGACATTGGCTTGCGCTTTCGGCCGCTGGATGTGCTGTGGGGGCTCACTGTGGGCGTTGTGGCCCGAGTGCTAGCCACCATCGTGGAGATTGCCGGGTACGGTCAGATGGGATCGACCGGCGCGACTCTGGGCGAACCGGTGCGGGATCTGTGGTGGCTGTTCGTGGTGCTTTTGGCACCCGTGGTTCTTTCTCCTCTTATAGAGGAGATGTTCTTTCGCGGGCTGGTGCTGCGGTCGGTGCGGGGCGCGGCCTCTGGCAAGGGGGTTTCGCCGGCGGTCGCTGCCGGGACCGCCGTGGTGGTGAGCGCGGCAGTTTTCGCGCTGGTTCACATGATCGACACCGGGTCGCTGATCGCGACGGTGGTGATCGGGGTGTCTACGTTCCTGTTCGGGCTGGGCGCGGGCGCACTGGCCGTGCTCACCGGGCGGCTGGGCGGAGCGATTGTGGCGCACGTGACGTTCAACGCGCTCGTGGTGGTGCCGGCGCTGCTGGGCTGA
- a CDS encoding polysaccharide biosynthesis tyrosine autokinase, which produces MELRDYIRILRKSWVLIVLLTLVGVGAAAAFSLVQTPKYSATAKVFVSTQSTGTASDLVQGNSFTVQRVKTYSDLVATPIVLLPVIGTLELGITSDELAARVTASAPLDTSIIDIAVTDTDPVRAADTANAISQSLTAVVEEIETPLTDDAISPVKLTRAQEATVPSVPVSPNVPLNIALGGLVGLALGVGLAVLRETLETRIRNEHDVEGVTDVAILGGIVFDPKAQDRPLIVHVDPRSPRAESFRTLRTNLQFLDVGRTDRSFVITSSIESEGKSTTGANLAIALADAGSRVLLIDADLRRPKVADYMGVEGAVGLTDVLIGRAELDDVIQPWGRAQLFVLPAGHVPPNPSELLGSARMTHFIAEFNRMFDVVIYDTPPLLPVTDAAILAKNVGGAIIVVAAGRTQKNQLKGAISSLENVGAPISGLVLTMLPTKGPDAYGYNRYGYGYGYGYGDEVTTDEPTRRERAQQAKRARVTKAKQ; this is translated from the coding sequence GTGGAACTTCGCGACTACATTCGTATCCTCCGCAAGAGCTGGGTGCTGATCGTGCTACTCACCCTTGTCGGAGTTGGTGCCGCCGCTGCGTTCTCCCTAGTTCAGACGCCCAAGTACAGTGCCACAGCAAAGGTCTTCGTCTCCACGCAATCCACCGGTACCGCGTCCGATCTGGTGCAGGGTAATAGCTTCACGGTCCAGAGAGTGAAGACATACTCCGACCTCGTCGCGACCCCTATTGTGCTGCTGCCCGTTATCGGCACTCTCGAGCTCGGAATTACGTCGGATGAACTAGCCGCGCGCGTAACCGCGTCCGCGCCGCTCGACACGTCGATTATCGACATCGCTGTGACCGACACTGACCCTGTGCGCGCCGCTGACACCGCCAATGCCATCTCACAAAGCCTCACAGCGGTCGTCGAGGAAATCGAGACTCCGCTCACAGATGACGCGATCTCCCCGGTCAAGCTCACCCGTGCGCAAGAAGCGACCGTGCCGTCCGTGCCGGTTAGCCCGAATGTGCCCCTGAATATCGCCCTCGGTGGGCTGGTGGGCCTTGCGCTGGGAGTTGGCCTAGCCGTGCTGCGTGAGACTCTCGAAACGCGAATTCGTAATGAACACGATGTCGAGGGTGTCACCGACGTCGCCATCCTCGGGGGCATCGTCTTCGATCCGAAGGCCCAGGACCGCCCCCTCATCGTGCACGTCGACCCACGCAGCCCCCGAGCCGAGTCATTCCGCACCCTGCGAACCAACTTGCAATTCCTTGACGTGGGTCGCACCGACCGCAGCTTCGTCATCACCTCTTCTATCGAGAGCGAAGGAAAGAGCACCACGGGCGCGAACCTAGCCATCGCCCTCGCGGACGCCGGGTCCAGAGTGCTACTGATCGATGCCGACCTCCGCCGTCCTAAGGTCGCCGACTACATGGGTGTAGAAGGCGCTGTGGGCCTCACGGACGTGCTGATCGGGCGCGCCGAGCTCGATGACGTCATCCAGCCCTGGGGACGAGCGCAGCTGTTCGTGTTGCCGGCCGGGCACGTCCCGCCCAACCCGAGCGAGCTGCTCGGCTCCGCGCGCATGACTCACTTCATCGCTGAGTTCAACCGCATGTTCGACGTAGTCATCTACGACACTCCGCCCCTGCTGCCGGTCACCGACGCGGCCATTCTGGCCAAGAACGTCGGCGGTGCGATCATCGTCGTCGCCGCAGGCCGCACGCAGAAAAACCAGCTCAAGGGCGCGATCTCCTCGCTCGAAAACGTCGGCGCTCCCATCTCCGGTCTCGTGCTCACTATGCTCCCCACTAAAGGCCCCGACGCCTACGGTTACAACCGCTACGGGTACGGATACGGCTACGGGTATGGCGATGAAGTCACGACTGATGAGCCCACCAGACGCGAGCGAGCCCAGCAGGCAAAGCGAGCACGGGTCACCAAGGCCAAACAGTGA
- a CDS encoding low molecular weight phosphatase family protein, with amino-acid sequence MSDLPAARLNVLVVCTGNICRSPLAERLLHAQLESAGIPAVVASAGTQSMVGHDMTPEAAQLAQHYGADPTAHRAQQLTERLIADADLVLTATREHRSAVVSLHPRASRYTYTLNQLARLLPGALAPSSEGEPLSPVELVETPQADAATTLRALLGDVSATRGFSPPPTHPDDDDIEDPYRQSAEVYARVGSVVNIAVTTITNDFATAVGRR; translated from the coding sequence GTGAGTGACCTGCCCGCCGCCCGGTTGAACGTGCTCGTTGTCTGCACCGGAAACATCTGCCGGTCACCGCTAGCCGAGCGTTTGCTGCATGCCCAGCTTGAATCCGCCGGAATCCCGGCGGTTGTCGCAAGCGCGGGGACGCAGTCGATGGTGGGGCACGACATGACCCCCGAAGCAGCGCAATTGGCGCAGCACTACGGCGCCGACCCGACTGCCCACCGCGCCCAGCAGCTGACCGAGCGACTAATCGCTGATGCTGACTTAGTGCTCACGGCTACGCGCGAACACCGCAGCGCGGTGGTTTCCCTGCACCCTCGTGCCTCCCGATACACCTACACGCTCAACCAGCTAGCCCGCCTCCTGCCCGGGGCCCTGGCCCCGTCGTCGGAGGGGGAGCCGCTCTCGCCGGTCGAGCTTGTCGAGACCCCGCAAGCCGACGCGGCCACGACCCTGCGGGCTCTCCTGGGCGACGTGTCCGCCACCCGAGGATTTTCCCCGCCCCCTACCCACCCCGACGACGACGACATTGAGGACCCCTACCGGCAGTCCGCCGAGGTATATGCGCGCGTGGGCAGTGTTGTGAATATTGCGGTCACGACTATCACCAACGACTTCGCCACCGCGGTGGGTCGCCGCTAA